From a region of the Wolbachia endosymbiont (group B) of Gerris lacustris genome:
- the ychF gene encoding redox-regulated ATPase YchF, translating into MSFNCGIVGLPNIGKSTLFNALTESSAAEAANYPFCTIEPNVGKVPIRDQRLKQIAAIANSEKTIYNQLEIVDIAGLVKGASKGEGLGNKFLSHIREVDAIVHLLRCFTDDDISHVHSTVDPISDAEIVEMELILADIDSIEKRLPQLEKKAKQGGKELKKQLELMQEVLATLKLGKPARSLEHIDEDEMKSLQLLTTKPVMYVCNVEDTHIITGNELSKRVKKMAEENKSKFYCISAKLEADIANLDSEEEKQNFLLEFGLQESGLDGVARIMYEVLSMITFFTVGPKEARAWPVKIGSTADKAAGVIHTDFEKGFIKAETISFADYIKYGSEPACKDAGKIRFEGRNYIVQDGDIMHFRFNV; encoded by the coding sequence ATGAGCTTTAACTGTGGCATAGTTGGACTGCCGAATATAGGAAAATCAACCTTATTTAATGCGCTCACAGAGTCAAGTGCAGCTGAAGCTGCAAACTATCCTTTCTGCACAATTGAGCCAAATGTTGGCAAAGTGCCAATACGAGATCAGCGTTTGAAACAAATTGCAGCAATTGCCAACTCAGAGAAAACAATTTACAACCAATTAGAAATTGTAGATATTGCAGGCCTGGTTAAGGGTGCAAGCAAAGGTGAAGGACTCGGAAACAAATTTTTAAGTCATATCAGAGAAGTTGATGCTATTGTTCATCTGCTCAGATGCTTTACAGATGATGATATCAGTCACGTACACAGTACTGTAGATCCAATATCAGATGCTGAAATAGTGGAAATGGAATTAATCCTAGCTGATATTGACAGCATAGAAAAAAGGCTACCGCAACTTGAAAAAAAAGCAAAGCAAGGTGGTAAAGAGCTAAAGAAGCAGCTTGAGTTGATGCAAGAAGTTTTAGCTACTTTAAAACTTGGCAAGCCTGCAAGAAGTTTAGAGCATATTGATGAAGATGAAATGAAGTCACTTCAATTGCTAACAACAAAGCCTGTTATGTACGTCTGCAATGTTGAAGATACGCATATCATAACTGGTAATGAACTATCTAAAAGGGTAAAAAAAATGGCGGAAGAAAATAAAAGTAAATTTTATTGCATTTCAGCAAAACTTGAAGCAGATATTGCAAATCTTGATAGTGAAGAGGAAAAACAGAATTTTTTATTAGAATTTGGCTTGCAAGAATCAGGACTTGATGGAGTAGCGCGTATTATGTATGAAGTGCTGAGTATGATAACTTTCTTTACTGTGGGCCCCAAAGAAGCACGGGCATGGCCAGTAAAAATAGGATCAACAGCTGATAAGGCAGCAGGTGTAATCCACACTGATTTTGAGAAAGGCTTCATAAAAGCAGAAACCATAAGCTTTGCAGACTACATAAAGTATGGAAGTGAACCGGCTTGTAAAGACGCAGGAAAAATTCGCTTCGAAGGCAGAAACTATATAGTGCAAGATGGTGATATAATGCACTTTAGGTTTAATGTCTAA
- a CDS encoding IS630 family transposase (programmed frameshift), with translation MALRSKLLDEKVVESAKEMLKKVRNNAYVAKKLNAVIAAKKHSITAVAKICCISRKAITTWIKHIKFGREEKLFSPPQCRRKTILNQSQLEQIEVWMEENPNITIREMRIRIQERFGLNISKSTIHRNMQRMKFSYITPRPVHSGQDKNKQEEFKKNLNETIVMHSEKELFFFDESRFGTHSKVGHGWFKKGSRTQVKVKLGRENFYLYSAVNPRNGENFSLFAPNVNTACINIFLEQMSQYLGIRKAFLVMDCASWHKSKSLKIPKNIEIIYLPPYSPDLNPVERFWLYIKQNILRNKIYDTIVLLESALCNFITSLSPSTVKQLCNASYLVH, from the exons ATGGCATTAAGATCAAAATTATTGGATGAAAAAGTGGTGGAATCAGCAAAAGAGATGCTGAAGAAAGTAAGAAATAATGCGTATGTTGCAAAAAAACTAAATGCTGTAATTGCAGCAAAAAAGCACAGTATAACAGCTGTAGCAAAAATATGTTGCATTTCGAGAAAGGCAATTACTACATGGATAAAGCACATAAAATTTGGAAGAGAAGAAAAATTATTTTCTCCACCTCAATGCCGTAGAAAAACTATATTGAACCAAAGTCAACTTGAACAAATTGAGGTGTGGATGGAGGAAAACCCCAATATTACTATTAGAGAAATGAGAATAAGAATCCAAGAAAGATTTGGTTTGAATATCAGCAAATCCACAATACATCGTAATATGCAAAGAATGAAATTCTCATATATCACACCAAGACCAGTTCATAGTGGACAGGATAAAAATAAGCAAGAGGAGTTT AAAAAAAACCTCAATGAAACTATTGTCATGCATTCTGAAAAAGAGCTATTTTTCTTCGATGAATCACGGTTTGGTACACATTCAAAAGTTGGACATGGGTGGTTTAAAAAAGGCAGTAGGACACAGGTTAAGGTAAAATTAGGTAGGGAAAATTTTTATCTCTATAGTGCAGTTAATCCCAGAAATGGAGAGAATTTTAGCTTATTTGCACCAAACGTCAACACTGCTTGTATAAATATATTCCTTGAACAGATGTCGCAATATTTAGGAATACGAAAGGCTTTTCTCGTGATGGATTGCGCTAGTTGGCATAAGTCAAAAAGTTTAAAGATACCTAAAAATATCGAAATTATATACCTACCACCATACTCACCTGACCTCAATCCTGTTGAGAGGTTTTGGTTATATATAAAACAGAACATTTTGCGCAATAAAATCTACGATACAATTGTTCTGCTTGAGAGCGCTTTGTGTAATTTTATTACCTCTCTTTCCCCTTCCACGGTTAAACAACTCTGCAATGCTTCTTATTTGGTTCATTAA
- the glpX gene encoding class II fructose-bisphosphatase — protein sequence MEDLAYKLVKVTEAAALAAHKLVGLGDEKKADQVAVDAMRMVLNSMEINGTIVIGEGERDEAPMLYIGEKVGTGSGLEIDIAVDPLEGTTICAHYKSGAMSVLAATKKGNFLHAPDVYMEKIAVGKNLPEGVVSLKNSVEGNLGNLAKAKGCKVSDLIVTVLKRERHDELIAKIRKLGAKIKLIDDGDVAAVVSLINGNHDMYIGIGGAPEGVLAAAALRSIGGQIEGRLIFDTDQLKERAKNLNITDPEKVYTVKDMARSESVFIATGVTNGELVDGIKFDQDTCLIHSLIILPGKVVKIQTKSIS from the coding sequence ATGGAAGATTTAGCCTATAAGTTAGTGAAAGTAACCGAAGCTGCAGCACTTGCTGCACATAAATTGGTAGGTTTAGGTGATGAAAAAAAGGCCGATCAGGTTGCAGTTGACGCAATGCGTATGGTGCTAAACTCCATGGAAATAAATGGTACTATTGTAATTGGCGAGGGGGAGAGAGATGAAGCACCAATGCTATATATCGGAGAAAAAGTTGGCACAGGAAGTGGCCTTGAGATTGACATCGCTGTTGATCCACTTGAGGGCACTACGATTTGTGCTCATTACAAATCAGGAGCAATGTCCGTTCTTGCTGCAACGAAAAAAGGTAATTTTTTACATGCACCTGATGTTTATATGGAAAAGATAGCAGTGGGAAAAAATCTCCCAGAAGGTGTAGTTTCACTGAAAAATAGTGTTGAAGGGAATTTGGGCAATTTAGCTAAGGCAAAAGGATGTAAAGTAAGTGATCTTATAGTAACTGTACTTAAACGTGAAAGACATGATGAGTTAATAGCAAAAATTAGGAAATTGGGTGCAAAGATTAAATTAATAGATGATGGCGATGTTGCAGCCGTAGTTTCGCTAATAAATGGCAATCACGATATGTATATTGGAATAGGTGGAGCTCCAGAAGGAGTTCTTGCAGCAGCAGCGCTACGCTCAATCGGTGGGCAGATAGAAGGAAGGTTAATATTTGACACGGATCAATTAAAAGAAAGAGCAAAAAATTTGAATATCACTGACCCAGAAAAAGTCTACACCGTGAAAGACATGGCAAGAAGTGAATCAGTGTTTATTGCAACTGGAGTAACAAATGGAGAACTTGTGGATGGAATAAAATTTGATCAAGATACCTGCTTAATCCATTCATTAATAATATTACCTGGTAAAGTAGTAAAAATACAAACGAAATCAATATCTTGA